The sequence below is a genomic window from Fuerstiella sp..
CAGACCTGCAGGGAAAGGTGCAAGCGGGTCAGTGACGTCGCTTGACCATGAACTGGCAGAGGTAACGCCGGCGTATGTGGTGATACCACAGATCACGTTGTCGCAGGCGGCGTTGTTGTTGAACGCTTTGCACCACGTGTTGTTAACCGGTCGACTTGACGTAGGATCAGCCGGACCACTTGATGGAGTCGGGTCACTTGGGCACAACAGGAACGGCAGAGGAGTCCCGGCAACAGTTACGTTCGGGATCTTGGTGTTTCCTGTACCGAAGAAGCTGTTATGAGTCACGATGTGTGACGTCGAGGTAGAGTGCATTGGCTGTTCCCAGGAGATTTCGCCATACAGAGGCGCCTGGTCGATGTACGGCAGAAGCCGACCAACGAAACTGAACGTGTTACCACCATTGGCACCAATCTGAGCACCCTGAATACGAACGTGGCTCAGGTGTCCAAATACACCAAACACGTCGTGATAGTTGTGCAATGCCAAACCGATTTGCTTCAGATTGTTTCGACACTGGGTACGTCGAGCTGCTTCGCGAGCCTGCTGTACAGCTGGCAGCAGCAGAGAGATGAGAACTGCGATGATGGCGATTACCACCAGCAATTCAATTAACGTGAATCCGCGATTTTTACGCTGTCGCATCATGTTACTTCCTTAATGGAACCTTGAGAAAAGACTTTAAACACCTAACTGACTGCCATTGGCACCCTGAAAATTGCAAAAACAACCAGCCGAGTTCCGCGTGCCGCCGGAACCAAGCTTTCAAACTGTGGGCAACGTATACTGTCGGTACTCCCCCCCCCTTCTGCCTGTTCTATGTGCAAAACTGAAGCACTCACAAACATCAAAAAATGAAGGCCCGACTTAACAAGTCTACCCGTCCCCCCAATTTAGCCAGCCCTCTTCAATCGAAAAAGTCAAGCTATTTTTAAAGGACTCTATTACCTCACCCTAAGAAGTTACACGGGAACTAACGGGTTGTCAAGTAGTTGGTTGTTTAGAATCCACACACTTTTTACCAATTTTCTGAAAGTTCCTTCAAAAAAAAAGAACCAGCTGAATGACCGAAAGGAACAGAAACCCCCATATTTGTCCAACACTGCGAAAAACCACTCAGCCTCAGCTACCAAGCCAGTTAACCACCAAATAATTTTTCAGACGCAACTTAAACCTGGAACCGATGGCTTCCGCGACTACTCCTGCGCTCGACCAACGAGTTTGATCTCGCCCCAGTTGACCGGCGTCTGCGGATGACGAAGCTCGGCCCAGTCGTAGTAATAGTTCTGTTGATCGTCGTCACGGTCGCCAACGAGGAAGTCAATCGGGAACGACATTCCCGCGTGCGGCTTAATGCCAAGCTCCTGCCACGGCAAGGCGAGTTCGACGCTGTAGCCTGAATCATTATCCTCACTGTTGTTCAGGCTTCCGCGAAGCTTCACAGCATGTTGAAACCGACTGTTCCACGTCTTGTCCTCACGAGGACCTGAGGCATCACTGACGACATTCTCCACCGTAATCGTATAATAGTAATCATTCTTTTCCATCTGCTCCGGACGATCGCCGTGCGGGTCAATGTTAACCTCCACACAGTCATCGCTGAACACGGAACCGTCCCGATCTTTCACTCCACCCTGCAGATCGGTATCAACGACATCAAAGGCCACATAAAGATTATCCTCGTCCCATAACACGGCGCAGCGAGCGGTGTCAGTCCCCCATGGGGTCAGGACCCGTGGTCGAAGCAGCACGGTCCAGCGGGCCCGCTGCCAGTCGGTCAGATCTCCATCGACCTTTATTTCATCGTAAACCGGCCACGCCTGGTCCGCGAGTTGTCGGGGATTCGGATTCATAACCAGTGTCCCCTCTCCATCCTCGATGTGCAACCCCTGCCCCTGCAGTGGACGCTTGAGGCGTTCGGGGTGCTTCATGTGGGCCCTCATCTCTTCCGGATTTCCACCCAGCCAGCCACCACTCAGGTTCTCACCAGGAATGTCGTAGGTATTAAAATGCGAAGGCAACACAAAGGCAGCGTCGATTGAGTTCGCCAGTTTGGCTCCTCGTTCACCACCCATGTACTGCAGCGGCGCTGGCTGAATCAGCAGATCAATGTCACGAAAGTCCATGATGTGAGGAAAATCCTCGTGTTTTTCAATCGTGCTGTTGTCACCCGTGTAATAGACCCGATTCTCACCATCATCAACCAGATAGCCGGAGGCGTACGTTGGTGGCCCGTGGGTCGCATACGTCCATTCCACATTCATTCCGGCGATTTCGCGAATTTGTCCCGCCAGGGCCACATGAATTCGCTCTTCCGGAATCCCCACATCCAGAAATTTCTGCTTCATTTCAAGCGGACCGCAAAAGTGCGCATTCGTCTGCTTACCAAGTATTCGCAGAGTCTTCGACGCACCGTGATCCTCATGCGCATGACTCACCACGACGAGGTCACACTGAGGCAACTCCCGGGCCAGCAACGGCATTCGGAATCTCAGCGGCACCACATTGTCGCATTGCCAAACCGGCTGCAACCATTCTCCTGGACCGGATTTCCGGAGTCCCATCTCTGACCCCAGCGGGTCTGAGTCTCGCGCCAGTTCAATAACGGGATCGGTTAGCACGACTTTATCGCCGATCTGCACAGCAAATCCGGAGTTCCCAACCCACCATGCAGTAATCCCCCGATGACTTGCCGATGCCTTAATCGACTCAACAATGACATTCGGATCTGGCCTGCCGACCGGAACATGTGGATCGATGTCGGGGACTGTCGTC
It includes:
- a CDS encoding DUF1559 domain-containing protein, with protein sequence MRQRKNRGFTLIELLVVIAIIAVLISLLLPAVQQAREAARRTQCRNNLKQIGLALHNYHDVFGVFGHLSHVRIQGAQIGANGGNTFSFVGRLLPYIDQAPLYGEISWEQPMHSTSTSHIVTHNSFFGTGNTKIPNVTVAGTPLPFLLCPSDPTPSSGPADPTSSRPVNNTWCKAFNNNAACDNVICGITTYAGVTSASSWSSDVTDPLAPFPAGLFDMRADIPEFPASAQGNRSLGVRDVSDGTSNVIVIGEKTPSFHSFVAWADPASTTIIHNAAINSGWKINDGPITSGAGYPWGAGANSYHTGGCFYTLADGSVQFVSEDMDLLTFQQLGNIQDGLPLGGSANF
- a CDS encoding MBL fold metallo-hydrolase — encoded protein: MKTGKRLARSTAVFGALLFGITVVDAQITTTVPDIDPHVPVGRPDPNVIVESIKASASHRGITAWWVGNSGFAVQIGDKVVLTDPVIELARDSDPLGSEMGLRKSGPGEWLQPVWQCDNVVPLRFRMPLLARELPQCDLVVVSHAHEDHGASKTLRILGKQTNAHFCGPLEMKQKFLDVGIPEERIHVALAGQIREIAGMNVEWTYATHGPPTYASGYLVDDGENRVYYTGDNSTIEKHEDFPHIMDFRDIDLLIQPAPLQYMGGERGAKLANSIDAAFVLPSHFNTYDIPGENLSGGWLGGNPEEMRAHMKHPERLKRPLQGQGLHIEDGEGTLVMNPNPRQLADQAWPVYDEIKVDGDLTDWQRARWTVLLRPRVLTPWGTDTARCAVLWDEDNLYVAFDVVDTDLQGGVKDRDGSVFSDDCVEVNIDPHGDRPEQMEKNDYYYTITVENVVSDASGPREDKTWNSRFQHAVKLRGSLNNSEDNDSGYSVELALPWQELGIKPHAGMSFPIDFLVGDRDDDQQNYYYDWAELRHPQTPVNWGEIKLVGRAQE